The proteins below are encoded in one region of Thermotoga sp. Mc24:
- the nadA gene encoding quinolinate synthase NadA: MVDEILKLKRKKGYIILAHNYQIPELQDIADFVGDSLQLARKAMELSEKKILFLGVDFMAELVKILNPDKKVIVPDRSATCPMANRLTPETIREYREKFPDAPVVLYVNSTSECKTLADVICTSANAVEVVKKLDSNVVIFGPDRNLGEYVSEKTGKKIITIPENGHCPVHQFNVESVDVARKKYPDAKIVVHPECPKTVRDKADYVGSTGQMEKIPEKDPSRIFVVGTEIGMIHKLKKKFPDREFVPLEMAVCVNMKKNTLENALHALQTELFEVTLPEEVIEKAKKPILQMFELMG, translated from the coding sequence ATGGTGGATGAAATTCTCAAGTTGAAGAGGAAAAAAGGCTACATCATCCTCGCACACAACTATCAAATTCCAGAGCTCCAGGACATAGCCGATTTTGTCGGTGATTCTCTCCAGCTTGCAAGGAAGGCAATGGAGCTCTCAGAAAAGAAAATTCTGTTTCTTGGGGTCGATTTCATGGCGGAACTGGTCAAAATACTGAATCCTGACAAAAAAGTGATCGTTCCTGACAGAAGCGCAACCTGTCCCATGGCAAATCGTCTAACACCGGAGACCATCAGAGAGTACAGAGAAAAATTTCCAGATGCGCCGGTGGTTCTCTACGTAAACAGTACGTCCGAATGTAAAACGCTCGCCGACGTTATCTGTACGTCTGCCAACGCCGTGGAAGTTGTAAAAAAGCTGGATTCCAATGTGGTCATCTTTGGTCCAGATAGAAACCTTGGAGAGTATGTCTCAGAAAAAACAGGAAAGAAGATCATCACGATACCTGAAAACGGTCATTGCCCAGTTCATCAGTTCAACGTTGAATCCGTCGATGTTGCAAGGAAAAAATATCCGGATGCCAAAATAGTAGTTCATCCAGAGTGTCCGAAAACAGTGAGAGACAAAGCCGATTACGTGGGAAGCACAGGCCAGATGGAAAAGATCCCGGAGAAAGACCCTTCCAGGATCTTTGTGGTTGGAACAGAGATAGGGATGATCCACAAACTGAAGAAAAAATTTCCTGACAGAGAATTCGTACCGCTCGAGATGGCAGTGTGTGTAAACATGAAGAAAAACACACTGGAAAACGCTCTCCATGCTTTGCAAACCGAATTGTTCGAGGTGACTCTCCCGGAAGAAGTGATTGAAAAGGCGAAAAAACCGATCCTTCAAATGTTCGAACTCATGGGGTGA
- the nadC gene encoding carboxylating nicotinate-nucleotide diphosphorylase has product MEKILDLLMNFVKEDEGKIDFASFPLRNTTASAYLLLKTENVVASGIEISQMFLEKVGLFSKFHVKDGERLEKTGVIGEIEGNAYRLLVVERTLLNVLSVMFSVATTTRRFTEKLKHAKIAATRKTLLGLGILQKIAVVHGGGDPHRFDLSGCAMIKDNHLKIYGCIERAVQEVRKIIPFTTKIEVEVENLEDALKAVEAGADIVMLDNLSPEEVKEISRRIKEINPHAIVEVSGGITEENVSLYDFETVDVISTSRLTFQEVFVDLSLEIQR; this is encoded by the coding sequence ATGGAGAAAATCCTCGACCTTTTGATGAATTTTGTCAAAGAAGACGAGGGGAAAATCGATTTTGCTTCATTTCCGCTTCGAAACACAACTGCCAGCGCTTATCTTCTTTTGAAAACAGAAAACGTGGTGGCTTCTGGCATAGAAATTTCTCAAATGTTCCTGGAGAAAGTGGGACTGTTTTCAAAGTTTCATGTGAAGGATGGAGAGCGCCTGGAAAAAACCGGGGTGATAGGAGAAATAGAAGGCAACGCCTACAGGCTTTTGGTCGTGGAGAGAACTCTCCTCAACGTTCTCTCTGTAATGTTTTCTGTGGCCACAACAACCAGAAGATTCACCGAAAAACTCAAACACGCAAAAATAGCAGCGACAAGGAAGACACTGCTTGGTCTGGGAATTCTTCAAAAGATCGCTGTGGTACACGGTGGAGGAGATCCTCACAGGTTCGACCTGAGCGGGTGTGCGATGATAAAAGACAACCACCTGAAGATATACGGTTGTATCGAACGGGCTGTTCAAGAGGTCAGAAAGATAATACCCTTCACCACAAAAATAGAAGTCGAAGTGGAGAACCTGGAAGATGCACTGAAAGCGGTTGAAGCTGGAGCGGATATCGTCATGCTGGACAATCTCTCCCCCGAAGAAGTGAAAGAGATATCCAGGAGAATAAAAGAGATCAATCCCCACGCGATCGTGGAAGTGTCAGGTGGCATCACAGAAGAAAATGTTTCTCTCTATGACTTCGAAACTGTAGATGTGATCTCCACGAGCAGGCTGACATTTCAGGAGGTGTTCGTGGATCTCTCACTCGAGATTCAGCGGTAG